Genomic window (Mya arenaria isolate MELC-2E11 chromosome 16, ASM2691426v1):
TATTGTACTTGaatgacatttaatattcacatttcaaATGACCAGTTCACAAAAGCTTAtgataaaatttgttaaaactcatatacttattttaaatatatggtAATAGCTAGCATCTTAGTTAGTGATACAAACTTCATGTGTGAAACACTGGAAGATATTAATTAACGtcttttataattaattgaatgtGAAATACAGGTgaagaacatatttttatatgtttgacggtaatatataaataatatatggaTTCAAGTCAAAACCCCAAAAGACTAGAGaaacaaagttttataacaaaGGCAACTAAAATATCCAGCATCcaacttttaattaaaagataaataattaatCACAGACATGTTCCAGTCTCACATACGGTACTTTATAAAATCGTGCACAGACTTCTCTCACTATTTTCCTCTTGGACTGGCCTATACTGTGTATGCATTGCTTCAGTACCATAATTTGTCTCCCGTCTTGGTGTGTAGACAGATTCGGGAGTAGGGTATACGACCGGTTTAGGCTTCGGTTGAACACTATAACGTGGGTATGATGTATACCGTTGGTTTACAACCGGTTTAGGTTTCAGATGCCAACTTCCTCCTGGATTTCCGCGCACGCGTACTGCGTCGCCGCCATTTAATGACGTCATCTTCTCAGGGGGGATTTGATCAGTGACGTAAACGGGTACAGTATCACATTTTCCAAGGCGTTCGAGCTGTCGAAAGACCCACAATCGGCGATTGTCTGAAGTTATCCATCTTCCATTCTTCCGCATGACAGATATCGTCGGGATAGAGTAAATACTGCATctgtaaaacaattataatattattattgttgtctACGATGTTAAATGTGTTCCACTATCAGAACCAATTACAAACTGAAAATCAGACATTCTTTTACAATAGTTGTGAATCAAGTGTTGACAGGTTTGGCCAAATCACGCCCATTTATTTGCATGTTGTCACGCGAAAATGAGCTTTTATTAACCTCTTACGAGCTCATCATGTTTGCTTTAACGATATGTGGCGGGTATATATAGGATTTAAGACAGCAGGTTATCTCCGAAGGTCGATGTTTTGACAGGCGCGGTTTGACCACTTTCCGGGAAATAGACGCTTGTCTCGAACACATGTGTCATTCCAACTTATATTTGCGTCTTTAGGCGCTTCGTTCTTCTGTGTCCGACCCAAAACACAATCGCCCTAACGACACGAACAAGGTTCAAGAACATTGTTCTCGGGTCAAAATTCCATACTACCTAAAAGCCGTAAGGATAGAGAACTACATAAGAACAAAATGGCGGACAGTAAAGGTAAGAACAATGGGTGCATGATTTGCAGCGGAAATCACCCTTCGATAATGTAAACAACTTTACTTCCGGTTCCCGGCAATAGGGCGTTTTACGCGAGTTACGCGTTCTGACTCGACTTGATTATATCCAGGGAAGAAGCGCATATCGACATTCAATcaataaaatcatatcgtgacgtcaTTTATTTAATCACGCTGTGTCCGTATCTTACTATTGTGAAGCGAGAATTGAGGAACTGATTTTAATGTGATTGGTATCTTTCTTGACTATTTGGCATAAGACcaacattttcatattaaagtgACTATTCGTGGGTGTCCCGATATGTTGCAAAACAACACTGACAGATAATTTGTGTTCAATACTGTTTTTGTGACTTGTATTGcttcattaaagctgcactctcacagattaaacgttttgacaacttatttattttttgtcccggaacaagccaatttttgcgaaagtCCATGGAAAACAGTAatataacactgctgacaaaaaataagttcgcagatttatttatttaagttaaaaaaagacgttttatgttattttcttaaacggtttaagccataaaacattaattttcgaacggaaatatgacaatctgcgatttgattttttgtcggcaatcttatatcattggtttgcagatatttacgcaaacatttgctctttccaagataaaaaataaaaaaattgtaaaactggtgcatctgtgagagtgcagctttaatacacagtaactttatacacaaaacatttgtacatgttATATGCTTCATCaatatggag
Coding sequences:
- the LOC128222356 gene encoding uncharacterized protein LOC128222356, which produces MELKPSEIYYSQDSISNAFRHTYELIGETLDDICEDRCSIYSIPTISVMRKNGRWITSDNRRLWVFRQLERLGKCDTVPVYVTDQIPPEKMTSLNGGDAVRVRGNPGGSWHLKPKPVVNQRYTSYPRYSVQPKPKPVVYPTPESVYTPRRETNYGTEAMHTQYRPVQEENSERSLCTIL